In Blastocatellia bacterium, the following proteins share a genomic window:
- a CDS encoding response regulator transcription factor: MRVLLVEDERKMAESLKRGLQEEGYVVDIARDGEEGWHYGTQYRYDVIILDIVLPVRSGIELCRELRRQKIKTPILMLTARDTVEAKVEALDSGADDYLTKPFAFAELLARLRALQRRGQLDPSLQLHAADLVLDPVTRRVSRAGRDITLTPKEFALLECLLRHKNRILSRAILAEAAWGESFDALTNVIDVYINYLRNKIDRDFEPKLIHTIRGAGYMLKDEPVRDS; this comes from the coding sequence ATGCGCGTATTGCTCGTCGAAGACGAACGAAAAATGGCTGAGTCGCTGAAACGCGGCTTGCAAGAAGAAGGCTACGTCGTTGACATTGCGCGCGACGGCGAAGAAGGCTGGCATTACGGCACTCAATACAGGTATGACGTGATCATTCTCGATATCGTATTGCCGGTTCGCAGCGGCATTGAGCTGTGCCGAGAATTGCGCCGACAAAAAATCAAGACACCAATTCTGATGCTGACAGCCCGCGATACGGTTGAAGCCAAGGTTGAGGCACTTGATAGCGGTGCTGATGATTACCTGACAAAACCGTTCGCTTTTGCCGAGTTGCTGGCGCGGCTGCGGGCGCTACAACGACGCGGCCAACTAGACCCATCACTACAACTGCACGCTGCCGATTTGGTGCTCGATCCGGTGACCCGACGGGTCAGCCGCGCCGGCCGTGACATCACGCTGACGCCAAAGGAATTCGCCTTGCTCGAATGCTTGCTGCGGCACAAGAACCGTATCCTGTCGCGAGCCATCCTCGCTGAAGCCGCTTGGGGCGAGAGCTTCGACGCCCTGACCAACGTGATTGATGTCTACATCAACTACCTGCGCAATAAAATTGATCGAGACTTTGAACCGAAATTGATCCATACCATTCGAGGCGCCGGTTACATGCTCAAGGATGAACCGGTTCGCGATTCGTGA
- a CDS encoding PrkA family serine protein kinase, producing MTEQENNKGLDLYKLLEGHRQERERLRWEGNFREYFELVTARPRLARLAHARIWDMIVAAGVEKLNEGTPDEVTRYPFFSRELFGIDKSIEKIVEYFKSAAQRLEVRKRILLLMGPVGGGKSTLVTLLKRGLEQYTRTDEGAVFAIKGCPMHEEPLHLIPHELRPEIERHYGLYIEGDLCPRCQYNLEHVFHGRHEDVLVERIVFSEKERIGVGTFAPSDPKSQDITELTGSIDLSTIGEVGVESDPRAYRFDGELNIANRGLMEFVEMLKVDEKFLYSLLTLSQEQSIKTGRFAMIYADEVIISHTNENEYNNFVGNKKNEALQDRIIMIKVPYNLKVSEEEKIYKKLLDQSDVPGSIHIAPHTLKVAAMFAILSRLEPSKRQNVDLLKKMKVYDGQDVDDLKAKDARELHEEAEREGMDGISPRYIINRLSNALVREGIQCLTPIDALRAIRDGFDQHTGISAEDREKYLNLIALVRKEYDELAKNEVQRAFVYSFEEMARTLCEKYLDNVEAYCNKDKIKDPLTEEELEPDEKLMRSIEEQIGVSENAKNTFRQEILIRISSYARKGQMFDYRSHERLREAIEKRIFADLKDVVKITTTAKTKDPDQLRRINEVIDRLVKEHGYCVVCANDLLNYVGTLLSRA from the coding sequence ATGACGGAGCAGGAGAACAACAAGGGACTTGATTTATACAAGTTGCTCGAAGGTCACCGGCAAGAACGCGAACGGCTGCGGTGGGAAGGCAACTTCCGAGAATACTTCGAGCTGGTTACAGCCAGGCCGCGACTGGCGCGGCTGGCGCATGCGCGTATCTGGGATATGATCGTTGCGGCGGGCGTGGAGAAGCTCAACGAGGGCACGCCCGACGAAGTCACCCGGTATCCATTCTTCTCACGCGAACTCTTTGGCATTGACAAGTCAATTGAAAAGATCGTCGAGTACTTCAAATCGGCAGCTCAACGCTTGGAAGTACGCAAGCGCATTTTGCTGCTGATGGGACCAGTCGGTGGCGGAAAATCTACGCTCGTGACGTTGCTCAAGCGCGGCCTGGAGCAGTACACCCGCACCGACGAAGGCGCTGTGTTTGCGATCAAAGGCTGCCCGATGCACGAAGAGCCGCTGCATCTGATTCCACATGAGCTGCGACCAGAGATCGAACGCCATTATGGTCTCTATATCGAAGGCGACCTGTGCCCGCGCTGTCAGTATAACCTCGAACACGTGTTCCATGGTCGTCATGAAGATGTGCTGGTCGAACGCATTGTGTTCTCAGAAAAGGAGCGAATTGGCGTCGGCACGTTCGCCCCAAGCGACCCGAAGAGTCAAGACATCACGGAACTGACCGGCTCGATTGACCTTTCGACTATCGGCGAAGTCGGCGTCGAATCTGACCCACGCGCCTACCGCTTCGATGGCGAATTGAACATCGCCAATCGCGGCCTGATGGAATTCGTCGAGATGCTGAAGGTGGACGAGAAGTTCCTTTACTCGCTGCTGACCCTCTCGCAAGAGCAGTCCATTAAAACGGGACGGTTCGCTATGATCTATGCCGATGAAGTCATCATCTCGCACACCAACGAGAATGAGTACAACAACTTCGTCGGAAACAAAAAGAATGAGGCGCTGCAAGATCGCATCATCATGATCAAAGTGCCGTACAATTTGAAAGTCAGCGAAGAGGAGAAAATCTATAAGAAATTGCTCGATCAGAGCGACGTTCCCGGCTCGATCCACATTGCCCCGCATACGCTGAAGGTCGCCGCCATGTTTGCCATTCTCAGCCGATTGGAACCGTCCAAGCGGCAGAACGTTGACCTGCTCAAGAAGATGAAAGTTTATGATGGCCAGGATGTAGACGACCTGAAAGCCAAGGACGCGCGCGAATTGCATGAGGAAGCGGAGCGCGAAGGCATGGATGGCATTTCTCCGCGCTATATCATCAATCGTCTGTCTAACGCGCTGGTGCGTGAAGGCATTCAGTGCTTGACGCCAATTGACGCGCTGCGGGCCATCCGCGACGGATTCGATCAACACACGGGCATTTCCGCCGAAGACCGTGAGAAATACCTCAACCTGATCGCGCTGGTGCGCAAAGAATATGACGAACTCGCCAAGAATGAAGTGCAACGCGCGTTTGTCTATTCGTTCGAGGAGATGGCGCGCACGCTCTGCGAGAAATACCTGGACAACGTCGAAGCATACTGCAACAAGGATAAGATCAAAGACCCGCTGACGGAGGAAGAATTGGAGCCGGATGAGAAACTGATGCGCTCGATTGAAGAACAAATCGGCGTCTCTGAAAACGCCAAGAACACATTCCGGCAGGAGATTCTGATCCGCATTTCTAGCTACGCGCGCAAAGGTCAGATGTTCGACTATCGTTCGCATGAGCGCTTGCGCGAGGCGATTGAAAAGCGCATCTTCGCTGACCTGAAAGATGTGGTGAAGATCACCACCACAGCCAAGACAAAAGACCCCGACCAATTGCGCCGCATCAATGAAGTCATTGACCGGCTTGTCAAAGAGCACGGCTACTGCGTCGTGTGCGCCAATGACTTACTCAATTACGTCGGCACATTGCTGTCGCGAGCCTAG
- the truB gene encoding tRNA pseudouridine(55) synthase TruB, protein MGDVSGLLIIDKPEGLTSHDVVVRVRRALGIKRIGHTGTLDPMATGVLVLCVGQATRLQKFLTGSEKEYLARVRLGLATDTHDRTGNPLSPIVASNGVMKHEIEAVLAGWRGWREQIPPMYSAKKQAGTRLYKLARQGREVARQPVRVQIHELELVGQEPMPLQRHADGTTDFSLRVRCSAGTYIRSLAHQIGQQLGCGAHLIALRRTAVGPFSLDQARPLHEVEQQARAGRVTELLIPLSQIPLPFPTTELSSVEADRLRHGQAILRTETTEGVYRRLVDTSGMLIGIGQVTDNGQRIQPCVVFC, encoded by the coding sequence ATGGGTGATGTCAGTGGGTTGTTGATCATTGATAAGCCTGAAGGGCTCACGTCTCATGACGTGGTCGTGCGCGTTCGGCGCGCGTTGGGAATCAAACGCATCGGCCACACGGGCACGCTGGACCCGATGGCCACTGGCGTGCTTGTTCTGTGTGTCGGCCAAGCGACTCGGCTACAAAAGTTTCTCACCGGCAGCGAGAAAGAATATCTGGCCCGCGTGCGTCTTGGGCTGGCCACTGATACGCATGATCGAACCGGAAATCCATTATCACCCATTGTGGCATCTAACGGCGTGATGAAGCACGAAATTGAAGCGGTGCTGGCTGGTTGGCGTGGTTGGCGCGAACAAATCCCTCCGATGTACTCTGCCAAGAAACAAGCTGGGACACGACTGTACAAACTGGCGCGGCAAGGGCGCGAGGTGGCGCGTCAACCCGTTCGCGTGCAGATTCATGAATTGGAACTGGTGGGGCAAGAGCCGATGCCGTTGCAACGGCACGCCGATGGCACAACCGACTTTTCACTGCGCGTCCGCTGCTCAGCCGGCACGTATATTCGCAGCCTGGCTCATCAGATTGGGCAACAGCTCGGCTGCGGAGCGCACCTGATCGCGCTGCGGCGAACGGCTGTCGGGCCGTTCAGTCTTGATCAAGCAAGGCCGTTGCATGAAGTTGAACAACAGGCCCGAGCGGGTCGGGTAACGGAATTGTTGATTCCTCTTTCACAAATTCCCCTGCCGTTCCCAACAACGGAGCTTTCATCGGTCGAAGCTGATCGGTTGCGGCATGGTCAGGCAATACTACGAACGGAGACGACCGAGGGAGTCTACCGAAGGCTTGTTGATACGAGCGGCATGTTGATTGGCATTGGACAGGTCACCGACAATGGGCAACGCATTCAACCGTGCGTGGTATTTTGTTGA
- a CDS encoding TonB-dependent receptor — MRRQTELCWFFVIAVMTGPAWLTRMSVQADGFLQTSLQGRVLDSRGAAVVGAIVSAQHQQSGSVHTAVSEQDGRYELTGLPPGDYSVNAQSTGFRPSQSILITLAVGPPVLHDFYLEPAPIIEQIDVSAGQDTVAGMTIDSSEIEDTPLNGRNPLDLVYLSSQAQAPPLETLDLGDPATRDDVVNTPRDAGLFALNGGRANSNNVTIDGLDNNDDRLARERTRPSLEAIEEVRIITNRFAAEYGRAGGAQINFRTRAGSNKVHGAAFFGFQDESLNANSFFRNARRQGRLPFQRREIGGRLSGPLKRNRLFFFGSYERQDEPDTDSIVALLPVNPQLNPRYPLEQIPTGRPFTRDGVQVGLYEEDVQASGQRSTVLARFDIRLSPHHQFYIRTDRTWSDRLRSREQGATLRSALLSHRRNSSAYAFQHYWKFSGNALNHLRFQYATLVPQYVQTDTRPGVIVGTSRGLDFGTFGEFASGFRAGAGGFPETLTERRFQLADTLAWPRGAHQFKFGAEALYLRSAITPGHLFGGFYNFPSFGEFAQGQPSRFRQRIGDARQIVSNTILGAFAQDEWRWRPNLTISYGLRYDLETLLSDDNTNFSPRLAFAWAPFAKGDTVIRGGAGIFYNRVLLRSFEEYAVNSRLYEIDLGDAPGATGPIDALRRIGGFPNIFPNDPRHPLVEGLIRPILNTRQLSDDLRLPRSVQFSLSIEHELSREFSLNLHYAYNRSLRLWREQNINAPVPPAGGWVEFLLNPPVGAPGVVVLPDGRTAFDNRARQITNVNLGFVRFDLSDQRFRDQGRGATGIRTFGLNALPSSSATTNPIFAAQNAVRWRRPNPELGEIGRLVSDGRSLYHGVTISLSKRFDRGMWLAGSYTWSKLIDDVVLNTHSPMDEFNLRLERALGTTDARHRVVLRGRYTLPGILAGLELSPLITLMSGRPFNITTNGQDRNLTDTFTDRPHYLGTEPIRYIRPGDTAASEAATALFRLATIGSNGTLGRNAGRGPANAWFNLRVSRKIQINERFRLRPWVDIYNVLNKANFLMNGFYGPLDTRNDLSVFLQPRAARKPRNIDVGIRLEF, encoded by the coding sequence ATGAGAAGGCAAACCGAGCTGTGTTGGTTTTTTGTGATTGCAGTGATGACCGGCCCCGCGTGGTTGACGCGGATGTCGGTTCAAGCGGATGGTTTCCTTCAGACGAGTTTACAAGGACGTGTCCTGGATAGTCGGGGCGCGGCCGTCGTCGGCGCGATTGTGAGCGCCCAGCATCAACAATCAGGCTCCGTTCACACAGCCGTTAGCGAGCAGGACGGACGCTATGAGCTGACAGGCTTGCCACCGGGTGATTACTCGGTCAATGCCCAGTCCACCGGTTTCCGTCCATCTCAATCAATCTTGATCACGCTCGCTGTCGGCCCTCCTGTGCTTCACGATTTTTATTTGGAACCAGCTCCGATCATCGAACAAATTGACGTGTCTGCGGGCCAGGATACTGTCGCTGGCATGACGATAGACAGCAGCGAGATTGAAGACACGCCGCTGAACGGGCGCAATCCGCTCGATCTCGTTTACCTGTCGAGCCAAGCACAAGCGCCGCCACTGGAGACCCTTGATCTGGGCGATCCGGCAACTCGCGATGATGTTGTTAACACCCCGCGCGACGCTGGATTGTTCGCGCTCAACGGCGGACGAGCCAACTCCAACAACGTCACCATTGATGGGCTGGACAATAACGACGACCGGCTGGCACGCGAGCGCACCCGACCGAGCTTGGAAGCAATTGAAGAAGTTCGCATCATCACCAATCGCTTCGCCGCCGAATATGGCCGCGCCGGTGGAGCACAGATCAACTTCCGCACACGAGCTGGCAGCAACAAGGTGCACGGCGCCGCCTTCTTCGGCTTTCAAGACGAGAGCCTCAACGCCAACAGTTTCTTTCGCAACGCGCGCCGACAAGGCCGACTACCGTTTCAACGACGTGAAATCGGCGGACGCCTCAGCGGTCCCCTAAAGCGCAACCGGCTGTTTTTCTTCGGCAGCTACGAGCGCCAGGATGAACCCGATACCGATTCGATTGTGGCGTTGTTACCCGTCAATCCACAACTGAACCCACGTTATCCGCTGGAGCAAATTCCTACAGGCCGACCTTTCACCCGCGATGGCGTACAGGTGGGCCTGTATGAAGAAGACGTTCAGGCATCAGGCCAACGCAGCACGGTGCTGGCTCGCTTTGATATTCGGCTCTCGCCACATCACCAATTCTATATTCGGACGGACCGTACGTGGAGTGATCGGCTGCGCTCACGTGAGCAGGGCGCAACATTGCGTTCGGCGTTGCTGAGTCACCGGCGCAATTCAAGCGCCTATGCGTTTCAGCATTACTGGAAGTTTTCGGGCAATGCGCTCAATCATCTCCGGTTTCAATACGCCACGCTTGTGCCTCAATATGTGCAAACAGACACGCGGCCTGGGGTGATTGTTGGCACGAGTCGCGGGTTGGACTTCGGCACATTTGGCGAATTTGCCAGCGGATTCCGCGCCGGTGCGGGTGGTTTTCCTGAAACGTTGACCGAGCGGCGCTTTCAACTGGCCGATACGCTGGCCTGGCCGCGAGGCGCCCATCAGTTCAAATTCGGCGCAGAGGCGCTCTATCTGCGCTCCGCCATCACGCCAGGGCATCTATTCGGCGGATTCTACAACTTCCCCAGCTTCGGCGAATTTGCCCAAGGCCAACCCTCGCGATTTCGGCAGCGCATCGGCGATGCTCGGCAGATTGTATCGAACACGATCCTCGGCGCCTTTGCTCAAGATGAATGGCGATGGAGGCCGAATCTGACGATCAGCTACGGTCTGCGCTACGACCTTGAAACGTTGCTCTCTGACGACAACACCAACTTCAGTCCACGGCTGGCTTTTGCCTGGGCCCCCTTCGCCAAAGGTGACACCGTCATCAGAGGTGGGGCTGGCATCTTCTACAATCGCGTGCTGCTGCGCAGCTTTGAAGAATATGCCGTCAACTCGCGCTTGTACGAAATTGATTTGGGCGATGCTCCAGGAGCGACCGGCCCGATTGACGCTTTGAGGCGGATTGGTGGCTTCCCCAATATCTTTCCCAACGATCCACGCCATCCGCTGGTCGAAGGCTTGATTCGCCCGATTCTCAATACACGTCAATTGAGCGACGACCTGCGCTTGCCCCGGAGTGTGCAGTTCAGCCTGAGCATTGAGCATGAGTTGTCAAGAGAGTTTTCACTGAATCTCCACTATGCCTACAATCGCTCGCTGCGGCTTTGGCGGGAGCAGAACATCAATGCGCCCGTGCCACCGGCTGGCGGTTGGGTCGAATTTCTCTTGAACCCGCCGGTTGGAGCGCCCGGAGTAGTCGTATTGCCGGATGGGCGCACGGCCTTTGATAATCGCGCACGGCAGATCACCAACGTCAATCTTGGATTTGTGCGATTCGATCTGTCTGATCAACGCTTTCGTGACCAAGGACGCGGCGCGACCGGCATTCGCACATTCGGTCTGAATGCCCTCCCAAGTAGCTCCGCAACAACCAATCCGATCTTTGCCGCGCAGAATGCGGTTCGTTGGCGACGACCCAATCCGGAGCTGGGCGAAATCGGACGATTGGTGTCGGATGGCCGATCGCTCTATCATGGCGTGACCATTAGCCTGTCCAAGCGGTTCGATCGTGGCATGTGGTTGGCCGGGTCCTACACGTGGTCGAAATTGATTGATGACGTGGTGCTCAACACACACTCGCCGATGGACGAATTTAACCTGCGCTTGGAGCGCGCGCTGGGCACCACCGATGCGCGGCATCGAGTGGTGCTGCGTGGACGTTATACTTTGCCCGGCATTTTGGCAGGCTTGGAATTGTCGCCGTTGATCACGCTCATGTCAGGCCGACCCTTCAACATTACGACAAACGGACAGGATCGAAATCTGACCGACACGTTCACCGACCGGCCGCATTACCTGGGCACCGAACCGATTCGCTACATCAGGCCAGGCGACACGGCAGCCTCAGAAGCTGCTACTGCGCTCTTTCGCTTGGCCACCATCGGGAGCAACGGAACGCTAGGGCGCAATGCCGGTCGTGGTCCGGCCAATGCGTGGTTCAACCTGCGCGTCTCGCGAAAGATTCAGATCAACGAACGGTTCCGCCTCAGACCGTGGGTTGACATCTACAATGTGCTGAACAAAGCGAACTTTCTCATGAATGGGTTCTATGGACCTCTGGATACGCGCAATGATCTGTCTGTCTTTTTGCAGCCACGCGCCGCGCGAAAACCACGCAACATAGATGTTGGAATTCGGTTGGAATTTTAA
- a CDS encoding SpoVR family protein: MINDEIQQLEAAIDQIWEKGTQMGLDPYPTHFEIVPASVMYEIGSYGLPGRYSHWTFGKAYHKMKMMYDFGLSRIYEVVINTDPAYAFLLEGNSLVQNKMIIAHVMAHVDFFKHNVYFSPTNRNMLDIVANHAARIREYEFKYGQKTVEAFLDAVLSIQEHIDPNFFIRKPETPPEQTAQEKRPRRRSPYDDLFEKDENQAPATSEESPPREPPQPEKDIVYYIMKNSPVLEPWQRDIMGMIHEETAYFIPQMQTKIMNEGWASFWHSRIMREIGLSDNELLEFAHLHSAVVSPHRGSLNPYYVGYRILEDIEKRWDNPTEEERERYRRRGGEGRQKLFEVRQLDNDISFLRNYLTKELIEDLDLFIFQLRDEEEWVITDKNWEHVRNQLVADMTNFGFPYIEVLDADYNRNRELYLRHRFEGAELDLDYAQKTLEYVYKLWGRSVYLETVVDNEPLVMGYDGKEHWEE; the protein is encoded by the coding sequence ATGATCAACGACGAAATCCAACAGCTTGAAGCAGCGATTGATCAAATCTGGGAGAAAGGAACCCAGATGGGACTGGACCCTTACCCGACTCACTTTGAGATCGTGCCGGCGTCGGTCATGTATGAAATCGGCTCATACGGTCTGCCAGGACGCTACTCGCACTGGACGTTCGGCAAGGCCTATCACAAGATGAAAATGATGTATGACTTCGGATTGTCTCGCATCTACGAAGTGGTTATTAACACCGATCCGGCCTATGCCTTCTTGCTGGAAGGCAATTCGCTCGTCCAAAACAAAATGATCATCGCTCACGTCATGGCGCACGTAGACTTTTTCAAACACAACGTCTACTTCTCGCCGACGAATCGCAACATGCTCGACATTGTAGCCAATCATGCGGCCCGCATCCGTGAGTACGAATTCAAATACGGGCAGAAAACCGTCGAAGCATTCCTGGACGCCGTCCTTTCCATTCAAGAGCATATTGATCCAAATTTCTTCATCCGCAAGCCGGAGACTCCGCCCGAACAAACCGCTCAGGAGAAACGTCCACGCCGGCGGAGCCCCTATGACGATCTGTTTGAGAAAGATGAGAATCAGGCTCCCGCCACGTCTGAAGAGTCACCCCCGCGTGAGCCACCGCAACCAGAAAAAGACATCGTCTACTACATCATGAAAAACTCCCCAGTCCTTGAACCCTGGCAACGAGACATCATGGGGATGATTCATGAAGAAACAGCCTATTTCATCCCGCAAATGCAGACGAAGATCATGAATGAGGGCTGGGCTAGTTTCTGGCACTCGCGTATCATGCGCGAAATCGGATTGAGTGACAACGAGCTGTTGGAATTCGCTCATCTGCACTCGGCTGTCGTCTCACCCCATCGCGGGAGCCTCAATCCGTACTACGTCGGCTATCGCATTCTGGAAGACATTGAAAAACGCTGGGACAACCCGACCGAGGAAGAACGCGAGCGGTACAGACGACGAGGCGGCGAAGGGCGGCAGAAATTGTTTGAGGTCAGACAGCTCGACAACGACATTTCATTCTTGCGCAATTATCTGACCAAAGAACTCATCGAAGACTTAGACTTGTTCATCTTTCAATTGCGCGATGAAGAGGAATGGGTGATTACCGACAAGAACTGGGAACATGTGCGAAACCAACTCGTCGCCGATATGACCAACTTTGGATTCCCGTACATCGAAGTCCTCGATGCTGATTACAATCGCAACCGAGAATTGTACCTACGGCATCGCTTTGAGGGCGCCGAGCTTGATCTGGATTACGCTCAGAAGACCTTGGAATATGTTTACAAATTATGGGGCCGCTCCGTGTACCTGGAAACGGTCGTGGATAATGAACCGCTGGTCATGGGCTACGACGGGAAAGAGCATTGGGAGGAATGA
- the yhbH gene encoding sporulation protein YhbH, with product MSVRRNDWSLQRKGAMDQERHKERVREAIRKNLGSIISNESIILSDGRKTVRIPIRSLDEYRFRYDFRKKQHVGQGNGQSKVGDVIAREDAGQGPGRGPGAGDKPGVDYYEADVEIDEIAKLIFDDLHLPYMEEKSKQAVQSRKIEFNEVRRTGVLPNLDKRRTILENMKRMAQETGRAALGPIKKEDLRFRSWDEKVKYESNAVVLAMMDVSGSMGEFKKYIARSFYFWMVRFLRTKYDNVKIVFISHHTEAKEVTEEQFFTQGESGGTVVSSAYRLALDIIKQRFNPADWNIYPFHFSDGDNYYSDNDEAVRLADELIATCNLFGYGEIGEEEFSSYRRASGALLSIFEERLKNKDRFLGVRIDTKEDVYPALKAFFGKRGEVV from the coding sequence ATGAGTGTTCGACGCAACGATTGGTCGCTCCAACGCAAAGGAGCGATGGATCAGGAGCGCCACAAAGAGCGGGTGCGTGAAGCCATCCGTAAGAATTTGGGTTCGATCATCTCCAACGAATCTATCATTCTCTCGGACGGACGCAAGACAGTCCGGATTCCGATTCGCTCACTGGACGAATACCGCTTCCGTTATGACTTCCGCAAGAAACAACACGTCGGGCAAGGCAACGGCCAAAGCAAAGTCGGCGATGTGATCGCACGCGAAGACGCCGGACAAGGCCCCGGTCGCGGCCCCGGCGCCGGAGATAAACCGGGTGTGGATTACTATGAAGCCGACGTCGAGATTGACGAAATCGCCAAGCTCATCTTTGACGATTTGCACCTCCCCTACATGGAGGAGAAATCAAAGCAAGCAGTCCAATCACGCAAAATTGAATTCAACGAAGTGCGCCGCACCGGCGTGCTACCCAACCTGGACAAGCGCCGCACCATCCTGGAAAACATGAAGCGCATGGCGCAAGAAACAGGCCGAGCCGCGCTCGGACCGATCAAGAAAGAAGACTTGCGTTTCCGCAGTTGGGATGAAAAGGTCAAGTATGAATCCAATGCCGTCGTGCTGGCCATGATGGACGTCAGCGGCTCAATGGGCGAATTCAAGAAATACATTGCCCGCTCGTTTTATTTCTGGATGGTGCGGTTTCTGCGCACCAAGTATGATAACGTCAAGATCGTCTTCATCAGTCATCATACGGAAGCCAAGGAAGTCACCGAAGAGCAGTTCTTCACCCAAGGTGAGTCCGGCGGAACGGTGGTCAGCTCAGCTTATCGGCTGGCGCTGGACATCATCAAACAGCGATTCAACCCGGCGGATTGGAACATATACCCCTTCCACTTCTCCGATGGTGATAACTACTACTCCGATAATGATGAAGCCGTCAGACTCGCTGACGAATTGATCGCCACGTGCAATCTGTTTGGCTACGGAGAAATCGGCGAAGAAGAATTCTCCAGTTATCGTCGCGCTTCGGGCGCCTTGCTCTCCATTTTTGAGGAACGATTGAAAAACAAAGACCGGTTCCTCGGTGTGCGCATTGACACCAAGGAGGATGTTTACCCCGCGCTCAAAGCCTTCTTCGGAAAGCGAGGTGAGGTGGTTTAG
- a CDS encoding redoxin domain-containing protein: MIAGVLVSALGLWRAVKQPLLYRGKRLSVVGLLVSLTLTGLFCYGLFLAAQLPALTETAQTLTRAPDFALSDQNGLPASLSSFRGKKLVVTFYRGYWUVFCRSELQGLQASLNQFAAADAALIAISVDSVEQNRKLATDLKLTFPLLSDPELKTIDAYGVRHRGGNNGRDIARPATFIIDREGIIRWRNLAENVRLRPRPEQILQELARIP, encoded by the coding sequence ATGATTGCCGGTGTGCTCGTCTCGGCTCTGGGGCTTTGGCGAGCCGTCAAGCAACCTCTGCTGTATCGAGGCAAAAGGCTCAGCGTCGTTGGATTGCTTGTTTCACTGACGCTGACGGGTTTGTTTTGCTACGGTCTGTTTCTTGCTGCTCAGTTGCCTGCCTTGACCGAGACGGCCCAAACATTGACACGCGCGCCGGATTTCGCCCTCAGCGATCAAAACGGGCTGCCGGCAAGTTTGAGTAGTTTTCGCGGGAAGAAATTGGTCGTGACGTTTTATCGAGGCTATTGGTGAGTCTTCTGTCGGTCAGAACTGCAAGGTTTGCAGGCCTCACTCAATCAGTTTGCCGCTGCTGATGCTGCGCTCATTGCCATCAGTGTGGATTCGGTAGAACAGAATAGGAAATTGGCAACCGACCTGAAGCTCACCTTCCCTCTTCTGTCTGATCCTGAATTGAAGACCATTGATGCCTATGGCGTACGGCATCGGGGCGGCAACAATGGTCGTGACATCGCGCGTCCAGCCACGTTTATCATTGACCGCGAGGGTATCATCCGCTGGCGCAATCTTGCTGAGAACGTCCGGTTACGCCCGCGCCCGGAGCAAATTCTGCAAGAGCTGGCGCGTATCCCGTGA